A window from Candidatus Woesearchaeota archaeon encodes these proteins:
- a CDS encoding adenosine kinase yields MFDVVCIGNALVDITVNVDDSFIVGAGLKKGSMSLVDDVSQKFLLSSIMGMRSTLSTGGSASNVALGVACLGAKSCFIGGVGVDDNGSFFEDFLISKGVIPRLNKDIKLSTGSAITLISEDGERTFSTYLGAASSLSVDDLSGFPDANFLHVEAYLLENIVVKDLIIDLVNEAKSKGVKISFDLSDASLIQRIKPVLVEFLDLVDVVFANEAEAEAFTGESGGGAARILSKVCEIAVVKLGEKGSVVVSGKNLIEVPVEVVVPVNTNGAGDAYAAGFLTGLSKNLSLSDCAELASFLARETVLVEEASVQVSLKNKLDELF; encoded by the coding sequence ATGTTTGATGTTGTTTGCATTGGAAATGCTTTGGTTGATATAACTGTTAATGTTGATGATTCTTTTATTGTTGGTGCTGGTTTGAAGAAGGGTTCTATGTCTTTGGTTGATGATGTTTCTCAGAAATTTTTATTATCTTCTATTATGGGTATGCGTTCAACGCTTTCTACTGGTGGTTCTGCTTCTAATGTCGCGTTAGGTGTTGCTTGTCTTGGTGCTAAGAGTTGTTTTATTGGTGGTGTAGGTGTGGATGATAATGGTTCGTTTTTTGAAGACTTTTTAATTAGTAAAGGTGTTATTCCTAGACTTAATAAAGATATTAAATTAAGTACTGGTTCCGCTATTACTTTGATTAGTGAGGATGGTGAGCGTACTTTTTCTACGTATCTTGGCGCTGCTAGTTCTTTATCTGTTGATGATTTATCTGGGTTTCCTGATGCAAATTTTTTGCATGTTGAAGCTTATTTGTTGGAGAATATCGTGGTTAAGGATTTGATTATTGATTTAGTGAATGAAGCTAAGAGTAAAGGTGTTAAGATTTCTTTTGATTTGTCTGATGCTTCTTTGATTCAAAGGATTAAGCCTGTGCTTGTTGAGTTCTTGGATTTGGTTGATGTGGTTTTTGCTAATGAAGCTGAGGCTGAAGCTTTTACTGGTGAAAGTGGTGGGGGCGCCGCGCGGATTCTTAGTAAGGTTTGTGAAATAGCAGTGGTTAAGCTCGGTGAGAAGGGTAGCGTCGTTGTGTCTGGTAAGAACTTAATTGAGGTTCCTGTTGAGGTCGTTGTTCCTGTTAATACTAATGGTGCGGGGGATGCTTACGCTGCGGGTTTCCTTACGGGGTTGTCTAAGAATCTTAGTTTGAGTGATTGCGCGGAGTTAGCTTCTTTTCTTGCTAGGGAAACTGTTTTGGTTGAAGAGGCTTCTGTTCAGGTTTCTTTAAAGAATAAATTAGATGAATTGTTTTAA
- the mgtE gene encoding magnesium transporter: MVYYDKEEIIETIKERDLKKIKEKITDWQVQDIAELITTLEESDSILLFRSLPKKISGDVFSYLDLESQEELLSAFTNKEASQILTNMSPDDRALLFDELPGIITRRLFKLLRPEDLKETKSLLGYPEESVGRMMTPDYVSIYKEMTVKEALQRIRRRGKDSETLNRVYIIDSNKRLLDSIKLRTIILADEEDKIENFLEYNPVSLNAHDDREEAVKIMQKYDLSSIPVIDSEGVLIGIVTFDDLLDVAEEKTTEDIQKIGAVTPLQTSYKQASIFTLYHKRIFWLSLLVFVSLFSSGVLAMFENTLSSAIALAFFIPLLIGSGGNIGSQSATLMIRAIATEDVKLNEWFKVLLKEIMMGLILGLTLGILASIIGYFRGGYTIGLIVGLAMLTIILVSNLIGAALPFILSKLRIDPAVASSPLITTIVDALGLIIYFTIAIMILP; this comes from the coding sequence ATGGTTTACTACGACAAAGAAGAAATTATAGAAACAATAAAAGAAAGAGACCTAAAAAAAATAAAAGAAAAAATAACGGATTGGCAAGTACAAGACATAGCAGAACTAATAACAACACTAGAAGAATCAGACTCAATACTATTATTCAGATCATTACCAAAAAAAATATCAGGAGATGTATTCTCATACCTGGACTTAGAAAGCCAAGAAGAACTATTAAGCGCTTTCACAAACAAAGAAGCAAGTCAAATCTTAACGAATATGAGTCCTGACGACAGAGCATTACTATTCGACGAACTACCTGGAATAATAACAAGAAGACTTTTCAAATTACTAAGACCAGAAGACCTAAAAGAAACAAAAAGCTTACTAGGATACCCTGAAGAAAGCGTAGGAAGAATGATGACACCTGACTACGTGTCAATATACAAAGAAATGACAGTAAAAGAAGCACTACAAAGAATAAGACGAAGAGGAAAAGACTCAGAAACACTAAATAGAGTATACATAATAGATTCTAATAAAAGATTACTAGACAGCATAAAACTAAGAACAATAATACTAGCAGATGAAGAAGACAAAATAGAAAACTTCTTAGAATACAACCCTGTAAGCCTAAACGCACACGACGACAGAGAAGAAGCAGTAAAAATAATGCAAAAATATGACTTATCATCAATCCCAGTAATAGACTCGGAAGGCGTACTAATAGGAATAGTAACATTCGACGACTTACTAGACGTAGCCGAAGAAAAAACAACAGAAGACATACAAAAAATAGGAGCAGTAACACCACTACAAACAAGCTACAAACAAGCAAGCATATTTACACTATACCATAAAAGAATATTCTGGTTATCACTACTAGTATTTGTAAGCTTATTCTCATCAGGCGTACTCGCAATGTTTGAAAACACATTAAGCTCAGCAATAGCACTAGCTTTCTTCATACCCTTACTAATAGGAAGCGGAGGAAACATAGGCTCACAATCCGCAACACTAATGATAAGAGCAATAGCAACAGAAGACGTAAAACTAAACGAATGGTTCAAAGTACTACTAAAAGAAATAATGATGGGACTAATACTAGGCTTAACACTAGGAATACTAGCAAGCATAATAGGATACTTCAGAGGAGGATACACCATAGGACTAATAGTAGGCCTAGCAATGCTAACAATAATACTAGTCTCAAACCTAATAGGCGCAGCGCTACCATTCATATTATCAAAATTAAGAATAGACCCCGCAGTAGCAAGCTCACCACTAATAACAACCATAGTAGACGCGCTCGGACTAATAATATACTTCACCATCGCTATAATGATATTACCTTAA
- a CDS encoding VWA domain-containing protein — protein sequence MNKKAIYYTIDAILAGVLVTGALALIIVNPFYDSSYASKNYLSQDLLNALSTLKISDLNDSFITSEINSAEIDDPNISVLEQIGKYWALDYGFKAEYLSELVLDSLNLSRKRITLKMGNDNILYFGQGRSGDISVSRRMIAGIDKGKPLAGTSASAYLRRIRDKRTSSYHYFGGFIGQGTISFFIDDLPDDLNASGISRVDNIYLEGDFQGDFLLYVNNVLCEREPGNSSFVTSNDLFVDSWDLPHCSNLIISDRNNFTINFLDGINRASVSGGFLRIDYRTDELQQPINYGVDNYYFHGVDGVANIYDSFFIPGTLEEMNIFLHFETDQTAYISIGERILVMNTGDDFDILNNVTYEKDNDVFKVWIDNDFLLNGANFDYEQLSVNTVPLRFAAYEVTSEIFEGGNADVIVITDFSGSMMKSVSDWNDQGFGVPNCDTVLQSDRARKTHLARCLAANLVDVVMNYTGNRVWPVFFHDNKISWYNNPDDKTAVRSYILGFGPQGKGETCIACAVNKAYEILNEYGSDDRPKFVVLMSDGAPTHCAQGSCSSISSTYGAMQCVGYCDTSGMSGCKDNEMVGCEENDTRCVLAEDNTVFSTERLVSNLSATVFTIGFGLIDECDRAHDLLQELAVIGNGTYQHSSNTSELIEIYENISYEILTRIDQVNQTVSVQGDVTLSTLFGDSHINFTYDPLISPPNPGKISIVFEEDLSNSSCTSSINLYPNLEIVKAEVTSYSGPHWTDQVVVNGVTAFNLSDYFVPYVRLGDPFSVRLPVNLLTGGSNVITVETGDSPDNRTGCSVYNKLVYTALLPAVTDRTDSLEFAEGCTWFVETITGSVLEMKIPEDYSGSKICYYNSSFSYGDYNSRDAYDSAMFNLMRQLDPLNQGKIIVDLDASDLEIRLTVVGSIPYMWGPTIAEVEVVS from the coding sequence ATGAATAAAAAAGCTATTTATTATACTATTGACGCGATTCTCGCAGGTGTATTAGTTACTGGCGCGTTAGCACTTATCATTGTTAATCCTTTTTATGATTCTTCTTATGCTTCTAAGAATTATTTAAGTCAGGACTTGCTGAATGCTTTGTCTACTTTGAAAATTTCTGATCTGAATGATTCTTTTATTACTTCTGAGATTAATAGTGCGGAGATTGACGATCCTAATATTAGTGTTTTGGAGCAGATCGGGAAATATTGGGCTCTTGATTATGGTTTTAAAGCAGAGTATTTATCAGAATTAGTTTTAGATTCGCTTAATCTTTCTAGGAAAAGAATTACTTTGAAAATGGGTAATGATAACATACTTTATTTTGGTCAGGGTAGAAGTGGTGATATATCTGTGTCTAGGCGCATGATCGCGGGTATTGATAAGGGTAAGCCTTTGGCGGGTACTAGTGCTTCTGCTTATTTGAGGCGTATTCGTGATAAGAGAACTAGTTCTTATCATTATTTTGGTGGTTTTATTGGTCAGGGTACTATTAGTTTTTTTATTGATGATTTGCCTGATGATTTGAACGCGTCGGGTATTTCTAGGGTTGATAATATTTATTTAGAGGGTGATTTTCAAGGGGATTTCTTGCTTTATGTTAACAACGTTCTTTGTGAGCGAGAACCAGGGAATTCTAGTTTTGTTACTAGTAATGATTTGTTTGTTGATTCTTGGGATTTACCTCATTGTTCTAACTTAATTATTAGTGATAGAAATAATTTTACTATTAATTTTTTAGATGGTATTAATAGGGCTTCGGTTTCGGGAGGATTTTTAAGAATTGATTATAGAACGGATGAGTTGCAACAACCTATTAATTATGGGGTTGATAATTATTATTTTCATGGAGTGGATGGTGTTGCGAATATTTATGATTCTTTTTTTATTCCTGGTACTTTGGAGGAGATGAATATATTCTTGCATTTTGAAACTGATCAAACAGCGTACATTAGTATTGGTGAGCGTATCTTAGTTATGAATACGGGTGATGATTTTGATATTCTTAATAATGTTACTTATGAGAAAGATAATGATGTTTTCAAAGTGTGGATTGATAATGATTTTTTGCTTAATGGAGCGAATTTTGATTATGAACAATTAAGTGTTAATACTGTTCCTTTGCGTTTCGCTGCATACGAAGTTACTAGTGAAATATTTGAAGGTGGTAATGCTGACGTAATCGTGATAACTGATTTTAGTGGTAGTATGATGAAGTCTGTTAGTGATTGGAATGATCAAGGATTTGGTGTTCCTAATTGTGACACGGTGCTTCAATCTGATAGGGCTAGGAAGACTCATCTTGCTCGTTGTTTAGCTGCTAACTTAGTTGATGTCGTTATGAATTATACTGGGAACAGGGTTTGGCCTGTTTTTTTTCATGATAATAAGATTTCTTGGTATAATAATCCTGATGATAAAACTGCTGTTAGGAGTTACATTCTGGGTTTTGGTCCTCAAGGAAAAGGTGAAACTTGTATTGCTTGCGCGGTTAATAAAGCTTATGAGATTCTTAACGAGTATGGTTCTGATGATAGGCCTAAGTTCGTTGTTTTGATGAGTGATGGTGCGCCTACTCATTGCGCGCAAGGTTCTTGTAGTAGTATTTCTAGTACTTATGGCGCGATGCAGTGTGTTGGTTATTGTGATACTTCTGGTATGAGTGGTTGTAAGGATAATGAAATGGTTGGTTGCGAGGAAAATGATACTCGTTGTGTTTTAGCTGAGGATAACACTGTTTTTTCTACTGAGCGTCTTGTTAGTAATCTTAGTGCGACTGTTTTTACTATTGGTTTTGGTTTAATTGATGAATGTGATCGTGCTCATGATCTTCTTCAAGAATTAGCTGTGATTGGTAATGGGACTTATCAGCATAGTAGTAATACTTCTGAATTAATTGAGATTTATGAAAATATTTCTTATGAGATTCTTACTAGGATTGATCAGGTTAATCAAACAGTTTCTGTTCAGGGAGATGTTACTTTATCTACTTTGTTTGGTGATTCACATATTAATTTTACTTATGATCCTTTGATTAGTCCGCCTAATCCTGGAAAAATAAGTATTGTTTTTGAAGAGGATCTTAGTAATTCTAGTTGTACTAGTTCAATTAACTTATATCCTAATCTTGAAATTGTTAAAGCAGAAGTTACGAGTTATTCTGGTCCTCATTGGACTGATCAAGTAGTTGTTAATGGTGTTACTGCTTTTAATTTATCTGATTATTTTGTTCCTTATGTTCGTTTAGGAGATCCTTTCTCTGTTAGGTTGCCTGTTAATTTATTAACTGGTGGTTCTAATGTTATAACTGTTGAAACAGGTGATTCTCCAGATAATAGAACTGGGTGTAGTGTTTATAATAAATTAGTTTATACTGCTTTGTTGCCTGCAGTCACTGATAGAACTGATTCTTTGGAGTTCGCAGAGGGTTGTACTTGGTTCGTTGAAACAATTACTGGTTCTGTTCTTGAAATGAAGATTCCTGAAGATTATTCTGGTAGTAAGATTTGTTATTATAATTCTTCTTTTAGTTATGGAGATTATAATTCTAGGGATGCTTATGATTCTGCTATGTTTAATTTGATGCGTCAGTTAGATCCTTTGAATCAAGGTAAAATCATTGTTGATCTTGATGCTTCTGATTTAGAGATTCGTTTAACCGTTGTGGGTAGTATTCCTTACATGTGGGGTCCTACTATTGCTGAAGTAGAGGTGGTTTCGTGA
- the ahcY gene encoding adenosylhomocysteinase: protein MSDFKIKDINLAMQGRKQIDLAEKEMPGLMALRDKYSGSKPFKGAKIMGSLHMTVETAVLIETLVALGAEVRWVSCNIYSTNDEAAAAIVKSGVSVFAWKGETLKDYWWCTKQALNFNGVGPDLIVDDGGDATLIVHKGVEIEKNPVLLEKDYSGEGEDFYELMSLLKETYDEDKGFWTKISKNIKGVSEETTTGVHRLYEMLKRGELLFPAINVNDSVTKSKFDNLYGCRESLADGIKRATDVMIAGKVVLVCGYGDVGKGCAQSMKGFGARVIVTEVDPICALQAAMEGFEVKTVEDVIRDVDIFVTATGNRDVITLEHMKNMKDNAIVCNIGHFDNEIQVSRLEKDKDVLEMNIKPQVDKYTFKDTGRSIILLSKGRLVNLGNANGHPSFVMSNSFTNQVLAQLELWQKSYELGVYMLPKELDEEVARLHIAKLGIKLTELTSEQAEYLSIEKNGPFKPAHYRY, encoded by the coding sequence ATGAGTGATTTTAAGATTAAAGATATTAATTTAGCTATGCAGGGTAGGAAACAAATTGATCTTGCTGAGAAAGAGATGCCGGGTTTGATGGCTCTTCGTGATAAGTATTCTGGTTCTAAGCCTTTTAAAGGTGCTAAGATTATGGGTAGTCTTCATATGACTGTTGAGACTGCTGTATTAATTGAGACTTTGGTTGCGCTTGGTGCTGAAGTTCGTTGGGTTTCTTGTAATATTTATTCTACGAATGATGAGGCTGCTGCTGCGATTGTTAAATCAGGTGTTAGTGTTTTTGCTTGGAAGGGTGAAACTCTTAAGGATTATTGGTGGTGTACGAAGCAGGCTCTTAATTTTAATGGTGTTGGTCCTGATTTGATTGTGGATGATGGTGGTGATGCTACTCTTATTGTTCATAAAGGTGTTGAAATTGAAAAGAATCCTGTTTTGCTCGAGAAAGATTATAGTGGGGAGGGTGAGGATTTTTATGAGTTAATGTCTTTGCTTAAAGAAACTTATGATGAAGATAAAGGGTTTTGGACAAAAATTTCGAAGAACATCAAGGGTGTTTCTGAGGAAACTACGACTGGTGTTCATAGGCTTTATGAGATGCTTAAGCGTGGTGAATTGTTGTTTCCTGCTATTAACGTGAATGACTCTGTAACTAAGTCCAAGTTTGATAATTTGTATGGTTGTCGTGAGAGTTTAGCTGATGGTATTAAGCGTGCTACGGACGTTATGATTGCGGGCAAGGTTGTTCTTGTTTGTGGTTATGGTGATGTTGGTAAGGGTTGTGCTCAGTCAATGAAGGGTTTTGGTGCTCGTGTCATTGTCACGGAGGTTGATCCTATTTGTGCTTTGCAGGCCGCGATGGAGGGTTTCGAAGTTAAAACCGTTGAGGACGTTATAAGGGATGTGGATATTTTCGTTACGGCTACGGGTAATAGGGATGTTATAACTTTGGAGCATATGAAAAACATGAAGGATAATGCGATTGTTTGTAACATTGGTCATTTTGATAATGAAATCCAAGTTTCAAGGCTTGAAAAAGATAAAGATGTTTTGGAGATGAATATTAAGCCTCAGGTTGATAAGTACACGTTTAAGGATACTGGTAGGAGTATAATTTTGTTGTCTAAGGGTCGTTTAGTAAATCTTGGTAATGCGAATGGTCATCCTAGTTTCGTTATGAGTAATTCTTTTACGAATCAGGTTTTGGCGCAATTGGAATTGTGGCAGAAATCTTATGAATTAGGTGTTTACATGTTACCTAAAGAATTGGATGAGGAGGTTGCGCGTCTTCACATTGCTAAACTTGGTATTAAGCTTACTGAGTTGACGAGTGAGCAAGCGGAGTATTTGAGTATTGAGAAGAATGGTCCGTTTAAGCCTGCTCATTACAGGTACTAA
- the tadA gene encoding Flp pilus assembly complex ATPase component TadA has protein sequence MVKKKVVKKKNIKSSKVVKKSVSSKKPKSSKGVVSKKVKVVKKSKKGVVGKSRKLSSVVKDSSKKDSVSSKVIDSYQYLAEGITINVVVDKKDGDFVPIYNLEISAISPTTEVILEGVRQELIRRVNLGIAEINDYKHANLVEEKFEHMILVLIKKYFPESDEETEKFLSTYLKMKSLGLGNLELLMADELLEEIVINQGSEPVWVYHKKHGWLKTTVLLKDEEQIKHYASIIGRKVGRQITVLNPLLDAHLDKGDRVNATLYPVSTEGNTITIRKFSKDPWTITKFLKMNTISFKAAAIIWTAIQYEMSAIIAGGTASGKTSALSVFACFFPPNQRIISIEDTREIQLPKFLHWVPLNTVIANPEGKGEITMQDLLVNSLRMRPDRILVGEVRRSKETDTLFEAIHTGHSAYATFHANNAKETVERLTNSPLNVPKIMLPAISLIIVQFRNRRTGKRRTFQISEITSDGDANVIMQYDPKKDVLVEANKSVSFLANLKLFTGLTDKEFNKDIEEKIKVLKYLVNNDIDTVDGVGRIMAEYYTAKDNLMKYVSKNKLFEDE, from the coding sequence ATGGTGAAAAAAAAGGTTGTTAAGAAGAAAAATATTAAGAGTTCTAAGGTTGTTAAAAAAAGTGTTTCTTCTAAGAAGCCTAAGTCTTCTAAAGGTGTTGTTTCTAAAAAGGTTAAGGTTGTTAAGAAATCTAAGAAGGGTGTTGTTGGTAAATCTAGGAAATTATCTTCTGTTGTTAAGGATTCTTCTAAGAAGGATTCTGTTTCGTCTAAGGTTATTGATTCTTATCAGTACTTAGCAGAGGGTATTACTATTAACGTGGTTGTTGATAAGAAGGATGGTGACTTTGTTCCTATTTATAATTTGGAGATTTCCGCGATTAGTCCTACTACTGAAGTTATTCTTGAAGGGGTTCGTCAGGAACTTATTAGGCGTGTGAATCTTGGTATTGCGGAAATTAATGATTATAAGCATGCTAATCTCGTTGAGGAGAAGTTTGAGCACATGATTTTGGTTCTTATTAAGAAATATTTTCCTGAGAGTGATGAGGAGACTGAGAAGTTTTTATCTACTTATTTGAAGATGAAGAGTCTTGGTCTTGGTAATTTGGAACTGTTAATGGCTGATGAGTTGTTAGAGGAAATTGTTATTAATCAAGGTTCTGAGCCTGTTTGGGTTTATCATAAGAAGCATGGTTGGCTTAAAACAACTGTTTTGTTAAAGGATGAGGAGCAAATTAAGCATTATGCTAGCATCATTGGTAGAAAGGTTGGTCGTCAAATCACTGTTTTAAATCCTTTATTGGATGCTCATCTTGATAAGGGGGATAGGGTTAATGCTACTCTTTATCCTGTTAGTACTGAGGGTAATACTATCACGATTCGTAAGTTTAGTAAGGATCCTTGGACTATTACTAAGTTTTTGAAGATGAACACTATTTCTTTTAAGGCTGCTGCTATTATTTGGACGGCGATTCAATATGAGATGTCTGCTATCATAGCAGGAGGTACAGCGTCTGGTAAGACTTCTGCTCTTAGTGTTTTTGCTTGTTTTTTTCCACCTAATCAACGTATTATTAGTATTGAGGATACACGTGAAATTCAACTTCCTAAATTCTTGCATTGGGTTCCTTTGAATACAGTTATTGCTAATCCTGAGGGTAAAGGTGAGATTACTATGCAGGATTTATTAGTTAATTCTTTAAGGATGCGTCCTGATCGTATCCTTGTGGGTGAGGTTCGTCGTAGTAAGGAAACTGACACTTTGTTTGAAGCTATTCACACGGGGCATTCTGCTTATGCTACTTTTCACGCTAATAATGCTAAGGAAACCGTTGAGCGTTTAACTAATTCTCCTCTTAATGTTCCTAAGATTATGTTGCCTGCTATTTCTTTGATTATTGTTCAGTTTCGTAATCGTAGAACTGGTAAGCGTAGGACTTTTCAGATTTCTGAGATTACTTCTGATGGGGATGCTAATGTTATTATGCAGTATGATCCTAAGAAAGATGTTTTAGTTGAAGCTAATAAGTCTGTTTCTTTCTTGGCGAATCTTAAGCTTTTTACGGGTTTGACTGATAAAGAATTTAATAAAGATATTGAGGAAAAAATTAAGGTTTTGAAGTACTTGGTTAATAATGATATTGATACTGTCGATGGTGTTGGTAGAATAATGGCTGAGTATTATACTGCTAAGGACAATCTTATGAAGTACGTTAGTAAGAATAAGTTGTTTGAAGATGAATAA
- a CDS encoding type II secretion system F family protein has translation MVKKKSRKKIKKVSSRSDVSKLGNSRVVDTEINKMSETKKDEGSDSGDVKSSKKIKSKFDKKENKKRSIRQIFSEFLVKAGSESSPYQVNRLVIIFSLIFCGLLSVALIITGIVLGSWFSHLLLVLLSIWTVILIGVYLISLLFVFFYFDYKIYQRTKEIEDVLPEFLQLTSANISAGMTIDRALWFAVRPKFGVLAKEIEEVAKFTIAGDDLEKALLDFANKYDSDSLKEAMNLLIEGMRAGGEIGYLLNQISSNMQDIRLMKQEISSSVTTYVIFITVAAIIGAPLLLALSGQLLVIISSLTTGLDTGGSSSSFFSLDLSGDSISLEDFRIFSLVMLFFSSFFSSLIIGVIRKGSPKEGLKFIPAYLAVSYVLYFAAAILFSLLLGGLF, from the coding sequence ATGGTTAAAAAAAAGTCACGTAAAAAAATTAAGAAGGTTTCTTCTAGAAGTGATGTTTCAAAATTAGGAAATAGTCGCGTAGTTGATACAGAAATTAATAAGATGTCTGAAACTAAAAAAGATGAGGGTTCTGATTCTGGTGATGTTAAGAGTTCTAAGAAAATTAAGAGTAAATTTGATAAGAAAGAAAATAAGAAGAGATCTATTAGACAAATTTTTTCTGAGTTCTTAGTTAAAGCAGGTTCTGAATCTTCTCCTTATCAAGTTAATAGGTTAGTAATTATTTTTTCTTTAATTTTTTGTGGTTTGTTAAGTGTTGCTTTAATCATTACAGGTATTGTTCTTGGTTCTTGGTTTAGTCATTTATTATTGGTTTTATTATCTATTTGGACTGTTATTTTAATAGGTGTTTATTTGATTTCTTTGTTATTTGTTTTTTTTTATTTTGATTATAAAATTTATCAAAGAACTAAGGAAATAGAGGATGTTCTTCCTGAATTTTTGCAATTGACTTCTGCTAATATTAGTGCGGGTATGACTATTGATAGGGCTTTGTGGTTCGCTGTGCGTCCTAAATTTGGTGTTTTAGCTAAGGAGATTGAAGAAGTTGCTAAGTTCACTATCGCAGGTGATGATTTAGAAAAGGCATTATTGGATTTTGCTAACAAGTATGATTCTGATTCTCTTAAGGAAGCTATGAATCTTTTGATTGAGGGTATGCGTGCTGGTGGTGAAATTGGTTATTTGTTGAATCAGATTTCTTCTAACATGCAAGATATAAGGTTGATGAAACAAGAAATTAGTTCTAGTGTTACTACGTACGTTATTTTTATTACTGTTGCTGCAATAATCGGTGCTCCTCTTCTTCTTGCTTTGAGCGGACAATTACTAGTTATTATTTCTTCTCTTACTACTGGTTTGGATACTGGTGGTTCTTCTAGTAGTTTTTTTTCTCTTGATTTATCAGGGGATAGTATTTCGTTAGAGGATTTTCGTATTTTTTCTTTGGTGATGTTATTCTTTTCTTCTTTCTTTTCTTCTTTAATAATAGGTGTTATTAGGAAGGGTTCGCCTAAAGAAGGATTAAAGTTTATTCCTGCTTATTTAGCAGTGTCTTATGTGTTGTATTTCGCCGCAGCTATATTATTTAGTTTGTTGCTAGGGGGTTTATTCTAA
- a CDS encoding type II secretion system F family protein — MEKLYKLLARRNPGLKTKLVQAGIQDSAEDYVKKTIFNSLLLSSGLAFITFMFLLSPVVFLIVPFFAFLFYFYFLGYVDVKIEQIKKDIDREIVYAGRFLIIEIESGVPLYDAIYNIEKNYKVIGTYFGDIVNKVYLGTSLEDALNETMITTPSNNLRKILWQILNSIKTGGDIGVSLNAVIDQIMKEQKISVQDYGKKLNPLAMFYMMIAIIIPSLGVTMIVVLATFLGLQVGLPFLLVIAGFLGFIQFMFLSIIKSARPSISA, encoded by the coding sequence ATGGAAAAATTGTATAAATTGCTTGCGAGAAGGAATCCTGGGTTGAAGACTAAGCTCGTTCAGGCAGGTATTCAAGATAGCGCAGAGGATTATGTTAAGAAAACTATTTTTAATTCTTTGCTTCTTTCTAGTGGTTTAGCGTTTATCACGTTCATGTTTTTGTTGTCTCCTGTTGTTTTTTTGATTGTTCCTTTTTTTGCTTTTTTGTTTTATTTTTATTTTCTTGGCTACGTCGATGTTAAGATTGAACAGATTAAGAAAGATATTGATCGTGAAATTGTTTATGCGGGTCGTTTCTTGATTATTGAGATTGAGTCAGGTGTTCCTTTGTATGACGCGATTTATAACATTGAGAAAAATTATAAGGTTATTGGTACTTATTTTGGGGATATTGTTAATAAGGTTTATCTTGGTACTAGTTTGGAGGATGCTCTTAACGAAACTATGATTACTACTCCATCTAATAATCTTAGGAAGATTCTTTGGCAAATTCTTAATTCCATAAAGACAGGAGGGGATATAGGTGTGAGTCTTAACGCGGTTATTGATCAAATAATGAAGGAGCAAAAGATTAGTGTTCAGGATTATGGTAAGAAGCTTAATCCTTTGGCTATGTTTTACATGATGATCGCTATTATTATTCCATCTCTTGGAGTTACTATGATTGTTGTTCTTGCTACTTTTCTTGGTTTGCAAGTAGGTTTACCTTTTTTGTTAGTGATTGCGGGTTTCCTTGGTTTTATTCAATTCATGTTCCTTAGTATTATTAAATCTGCGAGGCCTAGTATTAGTGCGTAG